A DNA window from Paenibacillus andongensis contains the following coding sequences:
- a CDS encoding putative amidoligase domain-containing protein — protein METFLLHAQEKEALELANLIRIPSGSNLPVDWRGQVVIHWGAAHDEWPQKPALQPIRAILRAQMRSKREELLHLHGIKTVAWHHSRSAKDERLAFTHKYKVAVFHLQTLIVYEKKETLLLSEKTLYDQRQLNTNPAYIEVTPDRANFHVRRASRESVKAVYALGLDYGLVTIGVLPSGHTLVLDVDPVPKLNGKLTQLFAQAIDRYEIACAKEQRREERAMLGSDPEFLLLSPQGKVVFADRFLTRDGEVGCDAVVLSGHRLILPLAELRPQPSTDPRELARNLRSTMQLAARKIDDESLSWLSGGMPVGGYPLGGHIHFSRCWLNVHLLRALDNYLALPLILIEGDSTRERRPRYGFLGDFRKKSHGGFEYRTLPSWLQSPDITRGVFALSSLIADNYWLLPRQPLQDPEIQAAYYRGDKQRLQATVAKLWQDLEQLKGYDLFADVLERLRARIISMEPWNEKADFRKAWKIAPYHRKEAFEEQIML, from the coding sequence ATGGAAACATTCTTACTGCACGCACAGGAAAAAGAAGCGCTCGAGCTAGCGAATCTCATCCGCATACCCAGTGGATCCAATCTGCCGGTTGATTGGCGAGGCCAGGTCGTCATTCATTGGGGAGCTGCTCATGATGAGTGGCCGCAGAAGCCCGCTCTGCAGCCCATCAGGGCTATTCTTAGGGCTCAGATGCGTTCGAAGCGGGAAGAACTGCTTCACTTGCATGGCATCAAAACCGTAGCGTGGCATCATAGCCGAAGTGCAAAAGATGAGCGGTTGGCATTCACACATAAGTATAAGGTTGCTGTATTTCATTTACAGACATTGATTGTTTATGAGAAGAAGGAAACGCTTCTGTTATCGGAGAAAACGCTCTATGATCAAAGACAATTAAATACCAACCCGGCCTACATAGAAGTTACACCAGATCGTGCCAATTTTCATGTCCGAAGGGCTAGCCGTGAGTCTGTAAAAGCTGTCTATGCGCTCGGCCTAGACTATGGTCTTGTCACCATAGGTGTGTTACCTAGTGGGCACACCTTAGTACTAGATGTGGATCCCGTTCCGAAGCTGAACGGGAAGCTGACGCAGTTATTCGCGCAAGCGATCGATCGCTATGAGATCGCCTGCGCGAAGGAGCAGCGGCGCGAGGAGCGGGCGATGCTCGGCAGCGACCCCGAGTTCCTGCTGCTCAGCCCGCAGGGCAAGGTCGTCTTCGCCGACCGCTTCCTGACGCGGGACGGCGAGGTCGGCTGCGATGCCGTCGTGCTCAGCGGGCATCGCTTGATCTTGCCGCTGGCAGAGCTGCGCCCGCAGCCCAGCACAGACCCGCGCGAGCTGGCGAGGAACCTGCGATCTACGATGCAGCTCGCCGCGCGGAAGATCGACGACGAGAGCCTCTCGTGGCTCTCGGGAGGCATGCCGGTGGGGGGCTACCCCCTTGGCGGACATATCCACTTCAGCCGCTGCTGGCTGAATGTACATTTATTGCGCGCGCTCGATAACTACCTCGCGCTGCCCTTGATCTTGATCGAGGGCGACTCGACGCGGGAGCGTCGCCCTCGGTACGGCTTCCTAGGCGACTTCCGCAAGAAGTCGCATGGGGGCTTCGAGTACCGCACACTGCCGAGCTGGCTGCAGTCGCCTGATATTACGCGCGGTGTGTTCGCGCTATCCTCGCTCATTGCTGACAACTATTGGCTGCTGCCTCGGCAGCCCCTGCAGGATCCGGAGATCCAAGCTGCTTACTATCGTGGGGATAAGCAGCGGCTTCAAGCGACAGTTGCGAAGCTTTGGCAGGATCTTGAGCAGCTGAAGGGCTATGACCTATTCGCTGACGTTTTGGAACGTCTTCGAGCAAGAATCATATCGATGGAACCATGGAACGAAAAAGCAGATTTTCGCAAAGCTTGGAAAATTGCACCCTACCATCGTAAAGAAGCTTTTGAAGAACAAATCATGCTATAA
- the cotE gene encoding outer spore coat protein CotE has protein sequence MSLDKDLQSREIITKAVCGKGRKFSHVSHTVTPPFSPTSILGAWIINNQFEAIQSGEGVEVVGTYDINIWYSYDRNTKTDVAKETVSYVEIVGLSYLDKKHKPTTAEVSAVATQEPNCVEASISSSGNSVIIRVEREFSVELIAETKVFVIVSPYGPSDFDDKHVDFDDGGDGDFEDLDADLLEDGLD, from the coding sequence ATGTCATTAGATAAAGATTTGCAAAGCAGAGAGATCATAACAAAAGCTGTCTGCGGTAAAGGTCGCAAATTTTCGCATGTAAGTCATACCGTGACTCCGCCCTTTTCTCCGACCAGTATATTGGGCGCTTGGATTATTAATAACCAATTCGAGGCGATCCAATCCGGAGAGGGCGTAGAGGTAGTTGGTACTTATGATATCAACATCTGGTATTCTTACGATCGTAACACCAAAACAGACGTAGCAAAAGAAACCGTTTCTTATGTAGAAATTGTTGGGCTAAGCTACCTGGACAAAAAACATAAGCCGACGACAGCCGAAGTTTCTGCTGTTGCGACGCAAGAGCCTAACTGTGTGGAAGCTAGTATCTCTTCAAGTGGCAACAGCGTTATCATTCGGGTGGAACGCGAGTTCTCAGTCGAGCTCATTGCCGAAACGAAAGTTTTTGTCATTGTTAGCCCGTATGGTCCAAGTGACTTCGACGACAAGCATGTGGATTTCGATGACGGCGGCGATGGAGATTTCGAGGATCTCGATGCCGATCTGCTTGAGGATGGATTGGATTAA
- a CDS encoding aromatic acid exporter family protein codes for MGFRVLKTALAVVIAMYLAHVFEIKSPAAAGLLAILGIEVTKKKGIQSALHRIGASLLALLTGSLLFMVLGFHVWVVGIFILVVFPILHRLRITEGAVTGAVVMLHLFAYESAGWTAVMNEILLLLVGLGTATLINIAYMPKTDKAIEAHKQRIESLFSDIFVNMAKHLRDNTVVWDGKELLEVSDEINQGAGLAKRTMENTLIFGGDPYLQVYFFMRGEQLESIHRMIDLVAQVYQTLPQGEWVAAILEDISQSVKEDYYTGDAEKELQALDARYKQLPLPESREEFEVRSAILQLNRELMQYLSIAKKQKKQRPEAG; via the coding sequence ATGGGCTTTCGTGTGCTCAAAACAGCGCTGGCGGTCGTTATAGCGATGTATCTAGCGCACGTTTTCGAGATAAAATCACCTGCGGCAGCGGGACTTCTCGCTATTCTGGGTATCGAAGTGACGAAGAAAAAAGGGATTCAAAGCGCACTTCATCGGATCGGAGCTTCCTTGCTCGCGCTTCTTACAGGCTCTCTTCTTTTTATGGTATTAGGCTTCCATGTGTGGGTAGTGGGTATATTCATTCTTGTTGTGTTCCCCATCCTGCATCGGCTGCGAATTACGGAGGGTGCTGTGACTGGGGCTGTCGTCATGTTACACCTCTTCGCCTATGAGTCTGCTGGATGGACGGCAGTAATGAATGAAATATTACTTCTGCTCGTTGGACTGGGTACAGCAACACTCATCAACATCGCCTATATGCCTAAGACGGATAAAGCGATCGAGGCGCATAAGCAACGAATCGAGTCGTTATTCTCGGATATTTTTGTAAACATGGCTAAGCATTTGAGAGACAATACCGTTGTCTGGGATGGCAAGGAGCTTTTGGAAGTAAGTGATGAGATTAATCAAGGGGCTGGACTGGCTAAACGTACGATGGAGAATACACTTATTTTCGGAGGAGACCCCTACTTGCAGGTATATTTCTTTATGAGGGGTGAGCAGTTGGAGTCTATCCATCGGATGATCGATCTGGTAGCACAAGTGTATCAAACTTTGCCGCAGGGGGAGTGGGTGGCAGCGATTCTTGAAGATATTAGTCAATCCGTTAAGGAAGACTACTATACTGGTGATGCGGAGAAAGAATTGCAAGCTCTAGATGCTCGTTATAAACAGCTGCCTCTGCCGGAAAGTCGGGAAGAATTCGAGGTGCGATCTGCCATTTTACAGCTTAACAGGGAGCTGATGCAATATTTATCTATAGCCAAAAAGCAAAAAAAACAGCGCCCAGAGGCGGGTTGA
- a CDS encoding ABC transporter permease, translated as MSDGQQQARLNVNADDTLKQQVHQQFLAARKKKTNYVRLVQLAILLLFFFFWELAARLKWIDVLLFSYPTKVFKLLWDKLLDGSLLPHVGVTVVETIIGFVLGTLFGTALAVVIWWSPFLSRVLDPYIVVLNSMPKVALGPLFIVGLGPGLLSIIATTLSITVIITTLVVYGSFKEVDHNYVKVVTLFGGNQRKVFLKAILPASFPAIVSTLKVNVGLAWIGVIVGEFLVSQMGLGYLIIYGFQVFNFTLVISTLFVIASVATVMYQIVSNLEKRMTKHR; from the coding sequence ATGAGTGATGGTCAGCAGCAGGCGCGTCTCAACGTAAATGCGGACGATACGCTTAAACAGCAGGTTCATCAGCAATTTTTGGCCGCAAGGAAAAAGAAAACGAACTATGTAAGGCTTGTTCAACTAGCCATCCTACTTTTGTTTTTTTTCTTTTGGGAATTGGCTGCCCGTTTAAAATGGATCGATGTGCTGCTTTTTAGTTATCCAACGAAAGTGTTTAAGCTGCTCTGGGATAAACTCCTTGATGGCAGCCTCCTTCCGCATGTGGGCGTAACGGTCGTTGAAACCATTATCGGTTTTGTGCTAGGCACTTTGTTCGGTACTGCGTTAGCTGTTGTGATTTGGTGGTCGCCGTTTCTCTCTCGCGTGCTTGATCCATATATTGTCGTGCTGAATAGTATGCCTAAAGTAGCGCTTGGACCGTTATTTATCGTAGGGTTGGGTCCAGGCTTGCTTTCGATCATTGCAACTACGCTTTCGATAACAGTGATTATCACAACCCTGGTCGTATACGGGAGCTTCAAAGAGGTGGACCACAACTATGTAAAGGTCGTCACATTATTTGGGGGTAATCAGCGAAAAGTGTTCTTAAAAGCTATTCTACCCGCTTCATTCCCCGCCATTGTCTCGACGTTGAAAGTGAATGTAGGTTTAGCATGGATCGGTGTGATCGTAGGCGAATTTCTCGTTTCGCAAATGGGTCTTGGTTATTTAATTATATACGGTTTTCAAGTGTTTAATTTTACGTTGGTTATCTCTACTTTGTTCGTCATTGCGAGTGTGGCTACAGTCATGTATCAAATTGTGTCCAATTTGGAAAAAAGAATGACAAAACATCGATAA
- a CDS encoding ABC transporter ATP-binding protein: MDTAVTVKDVTQVYVTEERATLAVEQIDFEIQRGEFVSLIGPSGCGKTTLLSIIAGLIRPTAGTVTVAGEVVNGPSTRVGYMLQQDYLFPWRSIEDNACMGLEITGTLTKEKKQGVLHLLDEMGLLGFKDYYPSQLSGGMRQRVALVRTLATEPELLLLDEPFSALDYQTKLQLEDLVVETLRAKKKTALLVTHDISEAIAMSDRIIVLDPNPGRIRKAFIIPQDIRSSVPFAARELPDFHVLFRLIWQEFGGVYHE, encoded by the coding sequence ATGGATACAGCTGTGACTGTGAAAGACGTGACACAAGTTTATGTGACCGAGGAAAGAGCTACGCTTGCTGTGGAGCAGATTGATTTTGAAATCCAGCGTGGTGAATTTGTTAGTCTGATTGGTCCAAGTGGCTGTGGGAAGACAACTCTCTTATCGATCATTGCCGGGCTCATTCGTCCGACAGCAGGTACAGTGACTGTAGCGGGAGAAGTCGTTAACGGGCCATCGACAAGGGTAGGGTATATGCTTCAGCAGGATTATTTATTCCCATGGCGCTCGATCGAAGACAATGCTTGTATGGGATTGGAAATTACAGGCACGTTAACCAAAGAGAAGAAACAGGGTGTGCTTCATTTATTGGATGAGATGGGGCTGCTCGGATTCAAAGATTATTATCCCTCTCAGCTATCCGGAGGCATGCGTCAGCGAGTAGCTTTAGTAAGAACATTAGCCACAGAGCCAGAACTGCTTCTGCTGGATGAACCGTTCTCCGCGCTTGATTATCAAACCAAGCTTCAGTTGGAGGATTTGGTTGTAGAGACACTTCGTGCGAAGAAGAAGACAGCTCTCCTCGTGACACATGATATCTCTGAGGCGATAGCGATGAGTGATCGTATCATTGTGCTGGATCCTAATCCGGGAAGAATTCGCAAAGCATTTATAATTCCGCAGGATATTCGGTCTTCCGTGCCTTTCGCTGCGCGTGAATTGCCCGATTTTCATGTACTCTTTCGATTGATATGGCAGGAGTTTGGGGGCGTGTATCATGAGTGA
- a CDS encoding ABC transporter substrate-binding protein, whose protein sequence is MNNRKRWGFTLSTVLLLSVIVTACGTKSQETTKVRIGEVTRSIFYAPQYVALSQGFFKDEGLDVELTTTPGGDKTMTALLSNAIDVALVGSETSIYVSQQGSDDPVINFAQLTQTDGTFLVARKKVDKFDWNSLKGSVFLGQRKGGMPQMAGEFTLKKHNINPQKDLQLIQNIEFANIASAYASGTGEYVQLFEPQASIIEKEGKGFVLASFGVESGHLPYTVFMAKQSFMKSNTSTVQKFTNAVQRAQLWVAAKSVDEITNAVLPYFKDIDVEIVKSVVKRYKDQGSFATDGIIDEQEWNNLLDVMTSAGELKEKVAWKKLVNNTYAEKAKSNVKP, encoded by the coding sequence ATGAACAATCGGAAAAGATGGGGATTCACTTTATCCACCGTCCTACTGCTCAGTGTAATCGTTACGGCGTGCGGAACGAAGAGCCAAGAAACCACTAAGGTTCGTATTGGCGAAGTGACGCGATCCATCTTTTATGCACCGCAGTATGTGGCTTTATCGCAAGGTTTTTTCAAGGATGAAGGGCTTGACGTTGAATTGACCACCACACCAGGTGGCGACAAGACGATGACAGCCTTATTGTCAAACGCTATTGATGTAGCTTTAGTTGGATCGGAAACTTCGATCTACGTATCTCAACAAGGCTCGGATGATCCGGTTATTAATTTTGCTCAGCTGACACAAACGGACGGTACTTTCCTGGTTGCTCGGAAGAAAGTGGATAAGTTCGACTGGAACTCGCTTAAGGGATCTGTTTTCCTCGGTCAACGAAAAGGCGGCATGCCTCAGATGGCAGGAGAGTTCACGCTGAAGAAACACAATATCAACCCGCAAAAGGATCTCCAGCTCATTCAGAATATCGAATTTGCAAATATTGCTTCCGCGTATGCATCGGGAACAGGGGAATATGTACAGCTCTTCGAACCGCAAGCTTCCATTATTGAAAAAGAAGGCAAGGGCTTCGTTTTGGCTTCCTTTGGTGTGGAGAGCGGACACCTGCCTTATACGGTATTTATGGCCAAACAAAGCTTCATGAAATCAAACACTAGTACAGTTCAGAAGTTCACGAATGCGGTACAACGAGCTCAGCTTTGGGTTGCAGCAAAAAGTGTGGATGAAATCACGAATGCGGTTCTGCCTTATTTTAAAGATATTGATGTAGAAATTGTTAAAAGTGTTGTCAAACGTTATAAGGATCAAGGATCATTCGCGACTGACGGTATTATTGATGAACAAGAATGGAACAATTTGCTGGATGTGATGACTTCTGCGGGTGAGTTGAAAGAAAAGGTAGCTTGGAAAAAGCTAGTGAACAATACCTACGCTGAAAAAGCGAAATCGAACGTAAAACCATAG
- a CDS encoding carboxypeptidase M32: MSVQAAPAKLESFKAYVRKMKQYEEAIALIYWDMRTGAPKKGIETRSEVVGELSTEVFRMSTSDEMGSYLDFFMQPSELEKLDAISKKMVVECKKEYDRSKKIPAEKYQAYVVLTSQAESAWEDAKHNSDWASFQPFLEKIVATTQEFIELWGYEGNKYNTLLDMYEPGMTVEKLDEVFGALREKAVPLLQRIQASANQPNRSFLDQQFEISKQKKFSLSILKQMQYDFEAGRLDETVHPFATALNPGDVRITTRYLPNDITSALFGTIHEGGHALYEQNISKDLVGTNLCTGTSMGIHESQSRFWENVIGRSKQFWDRYYGELQTTFSGQIDDVDVDSFYRAINHIEPSLIRIEADELTYNLHIMIRYELEKGLFNGTIAVADLPKAWNAKYEEYLGVVPENDGEGVLQDVHWSGGAFGYFPSYALGNMYAAQFTHTLRKELPNFDSLIAEGNLVPIKEWLTDKVYQYGKLLTPNEIIRQVTGEELNPDYLVQYLEEKYQTVYGI, from the coding sequence ATGAGTGTGCAAGCAGCCCCAGCAAAGCTGGAATCTTTCAAGGCCTATGTCCGCAAAATGAAGCAATATGAGGAGGCCATCGCCTTAATTTATTGGGATATGCGTACCGGCGCTCCAAAAAAAGGAATAGAAACGCGTTCTGAAGTCGTCGGAGAGCTGTCCACCGAAGTTTTCCGTATGTCTACATCCGATGAAATGGGAAGTTATTTGGACTTTTTCATGCAGCCTTCCGAACTGGAGAAGCTAGATGCCATTTCCAAAAAAATGGTCGTAGAATGCAAAAAAGAATATGATCGCAGTAAAAAAATCCCGGCTGAGAAATATCAGGCTTATGTTGTCCTTACTTCGCAAGCTGAATCCGCATGGGAAGATGCGAAGCATAACTCCGATTGGGCTTCGTTCCAACCTTTTTTGGAGAAAATCGTAGCTACAACCCAAGAATTTATCGAGCTTTGGGGCTATGAAGGCAATAAATACAACACGTTATTAGATATGTATGAACCGGGAATGACCGTTGAGAAATTAGACGAAGTATTCGGTGCGCTGCGTGAAAAAGCGGTTCCCTTACTTCAGCGTATTCAAGCTTCAGCCAATCAGCCTAATCGATCCTTTTTGGATCAGCAATTTGAAATTAGCAAGCAGAAGAAGTTCTCACTTTCTATTTTGAAGCAAATGCAGTATGACTTTGAAGCGGGCCGACTAGATGAAACGGTGCATCCTTTCGCGACGGCGCTGAACCCAGGTGATGTACGGATCACAACACGCTATTTGCCGAATGACATTACGTCCGCTTTGTTCGGAACGATTCATGAAGGTGGACATGCGCTGTATGAGCAAAACATTTCAAAAGACTTAGTTGGCACGAATCTGTGCACAGGCACGTCGATGGGAATCCACGAATCACAATCCCGCTTCTGGGAAAATGTGATCGGTCGCAGTAAACAGTTCTGGGATCGTTACTATGGTGAGCTGCAAACGACGTTTAGCGGGCAAATTGATGATGTGGACGTAGATTCCTTCTATCGTGCCATCAACCATATTGAGCCTTCATTAATCCGCATTGAAGCCGATGAATTGACTTACAACTTACATATTATGATTCGCTATGAGCTGGAAAAAGGGTTGTTCAACGGGACGATTGCCGTAGCAGATCTGCCTAAAGCTTGGAACGCCAAATACGAAGAGTATTTGGGCGTTGTTCCTGAGAATGACGGCGAAGGTGTACTGCAGGATGTGCACTGGTCTGGTGGCGCATTTGGTTACTTCCCGTCGTATGCACTCGGTAATATGTACGCGGCGCAATTCACGCATACCCTTCGTAAAGAGCTTCCGAATTTCGATAGCTTGATTGCAGAAGGCAATCTGGTACCGATTAAGGAATGGTTAACGGATAAAGTGTACCAGTATGGCAAGCTTTTGACGCCGAATGAAATCATTCGCCAAGTGACTGGGGAAGAGTTGAATCCCGACTATTTGGTTCAATACTTGGAAGAAAAGTACCAAACGGTTTACGGTATTTAA
- a CDS encoding iron-sulfur cluster biosynthesis family protein: MKITFTDTAIHRLRPFIGQNEAILKLVFDTEDCGCSVNGVPTLWLVSQANDGDLTAETESLKLIYKAKDEIFFEENMKIDYHEGNKSYILKSNNQIYNAGMSLVDKR; this comes from the coding sequence ATGAAAATCACGTTTACCGATACAGCTATTCATAGATTGAGACCATTTATAGGACAAAATGAAGCTATATTAAAGCTAGTTTTTGATACCGAAGACTGCGGCTGCTCTGTGAATGGAGTGCCTACCCTTTGGCTAGTTTCCCAAGCAAATGATGGTGATCTTACCGCTGAAACCGAATCTCTCAAGCTCATTTATAAAGCCAAGGATGAAATCTTTTTTGAAGAAAACATGAAAATTGACTACCATGAAGGGAATAAATCCTATATACTTAAGAGTAATAATCAAATTTATAATGCGGGTATGAGCTTAGTCGACAAAAGATAA
- a CDS encoding beta-class carbonic anhydrase, translated as MSLISEILNYNKEFVETKQYQEFLTTKFPDKRMVVLTCMDTRLVELLPKAMNLQNGDAKIIKNAGAIVSHPFGSVMRSIIVAVYQLEADEIFVIGHHDCGMTGLNSESVITKAKNRGISDDVIETLGHSGIDLSRWLTGFNHVREGIEKSVNIIRNHPLLPKNLPVHGLIMDPESGRLDLVEVGYESDGSVSKE; from the coding sequence ATGTCTTTGATTAGCGAAATCTTGAATTACAACAAGGAATTCGTAGAAACGAAGCAGTATCAAGAGTTTCTGACTACGAAATTTCCAGACAAACGGATGGTTGTTCTTACTTGCATGGATACGCGGCTGGTCGAACTGCTGCCCAAAGCCATGAATCTTCAAAATGGAGACGCCAAAATCATTAAAAATGCCGGAGCGATTGTCTCTCATCCCTTCGGAAGTGTTATGCGTAGTATTATCGTCGCCGTCTATCAGTTAGAAGCGGATGAAATATTCGTTATTGGGCATCACGACTGCGGGATGACGGGGTTAAATTCAGAGAGTGTAATTACGAAAGCGAAAAACAGAGGCATCTCCGATGATGTCATTGAGACACTTGGACATTCAGGTATCGACTTGTCTCGCTGGTTAACAGGCTTTAATCATGTGCGCGAAGGCATTGAGAAGAGCGTTAACATCATTCGAAACCATCCTTTGCTTCCAAAAAATTTACCTGTTCACGGTCTCATTATGGACCCCGAATCAGGACGACTCGATTTGGTGGAAGTCGGTTATGAGTCAGACGGTTCCGTATCTAAGGAGTAA
- a CDS encoding ABC transporter permease, which translates to MKLSELIRMSLRTIISSPLRTFLTMLGVIIGVSSVVTLVSIGQGTSEQIAKQYENMGTNLLVVTATGNGRATQLNYDELMNFENFPEFKSIAPTMTKNGSNVKYDRTQEKYNVIGTNDRYFNIIKANIDKGRNLAPADLEFRSNVAILGSEVAKTFFGQLNPVGEDINIDGVVFNVIGTLKEKGSNIGGASVDSAVIMPLETARRQFKLGQIRTTYVEAPTKDDIYTAQDTMKQYLTYKFKSDTGFVLTNQDELLKARTEATNTLTNQLVAVALISLLVGGIGIMNIMLVTVSERTREIGIRKSIGAKRRNILLQFLVEAVVISGMGGLIGLALGIGLSYALPYFSPKQTTSLSFDISLYAFLFSVLVGVIFGLYPANKASKLRPIDALRSD; encoded by the coding sequence ATGAAGCTAAGTGAACTCATTCGAATGTCGCTTCGTACGATCATATCGAGTCCGCTGCGAACATTTTTGACTATGTTAGGCGTCATTATTGGCGTGAGCTCAGTTGTAACCTTGGTATCGATAGGTCAAGGCACTTCAGAGCAAATCGCCAAGCAATATGAGAACATGGGAACAAATCTGCTTGTTGTCACCGCGACTGGGAACGGACGTGCAACGCAATTGAATTATGATGAGCTGATGAATTTCGAGAACTTCCCGGAATTCAAGTCGATTGCGCCAACGATGACGAAGAACGGATCCAACGTTAAATATGATCGTACGCAGGAGAAATACAACGTTATTGGAACGAACGATCGCTATTTTAACATTATTAAAGCAAATATTGATAAGGGGCGGAATCTCGCTCCAGCTGATTTAGAGTTTCGCTCGAATGTCGCTATATTGGGTAGTGAAGTGGCAAAAACGTTCTTTGGTCAGTTAAACCCTGTAGGTGAAGATATCAATATCGACGGTGTCGTGTTCAATGTTATTGGAACTCTGAAAGAGAAGGGATCGAACATTGGCGGAGCCTCTGTCGATAGCGCAGTGATTATGCCTCTGGAAACAGCAAGACGACAGTTCAAGCTGGGGCAAATACGCACAACTTACGTCGAAGCGCCGACGAAGGATGATATTTATACCGCTCAAGATACAATGAAGCAGTATTTAACGTACAAATTCAAAAGCGATACGGGCTTTGTCTTAACGAATCAGGATGAGCTGCTTAAAGCACGGACTGAAGCAACGAATACCCTTACGAATCAATTAGTAGCTGTTGCGCTAATCTCTCTACTCGTCGGTGGCATCGGAATCATGAATATTATGTTGGTGACGGTGAGTGAACGAACGCGTGAAATCGGGATCCGCAAATCGATTGGCGCTAAGCGTCGAAATATTTTGCTGCAATTTCTCGTCGAAGCTGTCGTCATCAGCGGGATGGGCGGATTAATCGGACTTGCGCTTGGCATCGGATTATCCTATGCGCTGCCTTATTTTAGCCCGAAGCAAACAACCAGTTTGTCTTTTGACATTAGTCTGTATGCCTTTTTATTTTCGGTGCTTGTCGGCGTTATTTTTGGCTTGTATCCGGCGAACAAAGCGTCTAAATTGCGTCCAATCGACGCGTTGCGATCTGATTGA
- a CDS encoding ABC transporter ATP-binding protein, protein MNIIELKEITKTYKRGEEDLHILRSISLSVAEGDFVAIIGPSGSGKSTLMNTIGLLDVPTTGSYTLDGVVTENMGDNALAELRNQKIGFIFQQFNLLPRLSAMENVELPMIYAGIPRKERRERANNMLKMLGMGERGHHKPSELSGGQQQRVAIARALAISPSLILADEPTGALDSRTGEEVLELILQLNAQGNTIVLITHDHHIAENAKRVVSLKDGVIMDDYRNNIQMRAQHEVSV, encoded by the coding sequence ATGAATATCATTGAACTGAAAGAGATTACCAAAACATATAAACGTGGGGAAGAAGATCTTCATATTCTGCGAAGCATATCGCTATCCGTAGCCGAGGGTGATTTTGTCGCTATTATCGGACCGAGTGGATCAGGGAAATCGACCCTCATGAACACGATTGGCCTACTCGATGTGCCTACGACAGGCAGTTATACGCTCGATGGCGTTGTAACCGAGAATATGGGTGATAATGCCCTTGCTGAGCTGCGCAACCAGAAGATCGGATTCATTTTCCAACAATTTAACTTATTGCCTCGTCTGTCAGCTATGGAAAATGTAGAGCTACCGATGATCTATGCCGGTATTCCAAGGAAGGAACGGCGCGAGCGGGCGAATAACATGTTGAAGATGCTTGGGATGGGGGAGCGTGGTCATCATAAGCCGAGTGAGCTATCAGGCGGCCAGCAGCAGCGTGTGGCCATCGCGCGGGCGCTTGCGATATCACCTTCGCTCATCTTAGCAGATGAACCAACGGGTGCGCTTGACTCCAGAACGGGTGAGGAAGTGTTGGAGTTAATCCTGCAGCTGAATGCACAAGGGAATACCATCGTATTGATTACGCATGATCACCATATTGCCGAAAATGCCAAACGTGTAGTATCCCTTAAAGATGGCGTCATTATGGATGACTACCGGAATAACATTCAGATGCGTGCTCAGCATGAGGTGAGTGTATGA